Proteins from a single region of Styela clava chromosome 1, kaStyClav1.hap1.2, whole genome shotgun sequence:
- the LOC120348612 gene encoding glutathione S-transferase Mu 4-like: MGKMKLGYWDIRGRVEAIRYALEYAGAEYEEKLYTMGADPPHDRKEWILDKEVLRKQGLIFSNLPYLFDGNVKMTESMAILKYVCSKYGMMPKDDDQSRATAYNLEGVMIGFTNTFYGEFFVPPEQYEEALKTFREKTFPEFVGGAIKIMGDKKWLLSNEITYLDFQFYSLLKKICCLNENCLQPFPRLKKYVGDFEAIPSIKKYLASGRFRKYPITAPVARWGFKEECRSRK; encoded by the exons ATGGGTAAAATGAAACTGGGATACTGGGACATTCGTGGG AGAGTGGAAGCGATTCGATACGCCCTTGAATATGCCGGGGCtgaatatgaagaaaaattGTACACGATGGGTGCGG ACCCACCCCATGATCGCAAAGAATGGATACTAGACAAGGAAGTTTTGCGCAAACAGGGGCTTATATTTTCTAAC cTTCCCTATCTCTTTGATGGAAATGTGAAGATGACAGAATCAATGGcaattctaaaatatgtttgttcaaaatatgGGATGATGCCGAAGGATGACGATCAGTCTCGGGCTACAGCTTACAATCTGGAAG GTGTAATGATAGGATTcacaaacacgttttatggaGAGTTTTTCGTCCC GCCTGAACAGTACGAAGAAGCATTGAAGACTTTTCGAGAAAAGACGTTTCCTGAATTTGTGGGGGGCGCAATTAAAATCATGGGCGACAAAAAGTGGCTTCTTTCCAATGag ATCACATATCTGGACTTCCAATTCTACTCTTTGCTGAAGAAAATATGTTGTCTCAACGAAAATTGCTTACAACCATTTCcaagattgaaaaaatatgttggAGATTTTGag GCTATTCCTTCAATAAAGAAGTATCTTGCTTCCGGAAGATTCCGAAAATATCCAATCACTGCTCCAGTCGCTCGATGGGGGTTCAAAGAAGAATGCAGAAGTCGCAAATGA
- the LOC120348302 gene encoding glutathione S-transferase Mu 6-like isoform X2 encodes MAGTKIMELGYWDFRGYGEACRYMLEYCECDYDDKQYPRRSRVDYSAWRDICETLDLDFPNLPYLIDGTKRLTESVAILKYLGRKYGLTPGSEDDKIRADMVEGVVLEIRDRFYGLFFEPEGQYSKYVHDFITDMRGLHAKLKKIIKFMGKNKWLVNNEVLNGIASNNALKTGTIRSSDY; translated from the exons ATGGCGGGTACAAAGATAATGGAGTTAGGATATTGGGATTTTCGAGGG TATGGCGAGGCATGCCGATATATGCTCGAATACTGCGAATGCGATTATGATGACAAACAATACCCAAGACGATCGC gcGTCGATTACAGTGCATGGAGAGACATATGCGAAACATTAGATCTGGATTTTCCCAAT TTACCATATCTGATAGATGGCACAAAAAGATTGACAGAAAGTGTGGCTATATTAAAATATCTCGGTCGGAAATATGGTCTGACACCCGGAAGTGAAGACGACAAAATAAGAGCAGACATGGTGGAAG gtgtTGTTTTGGAAATTAGAGACCGATTTTATGGATTGTTTTTCGAACC aGAAGGTCAGTACAGCAAGTACGTCCATGACTTCATCACGGACATGCGAGGGCTCCACGCTAAATTAAAGAAGATTATCAAGTTCATGGgcaaaaacaaatggcttgTTAATAATGAG GTATTGAATGGTATCGCCTCAAACAACGCGCTTAAAACAGGCACTATACGTTCAAGTGACTACTAA
- the LOC120345330 gene encoding clavanin-D-like encodes MKTTILILLMLGLGINAKALEESQPDEDKFYYHHHPYGWDQQDNEKWYHPHGYDHQDNGLMESQPDEEKIIIHFLKHIFRYDQQDNEKYYYHRW; translated from the exons atgaaaacaacaattttgatTCTTCTCATGCTGGGACTTGGCATCAA TGCAAAAGCCCTGGAGGAAA GTCAACCGGACGAAGACAAGTTTTATTATCACCATCATCCTTATGGCTGGGATCAACAAGACAATGAAAAGTGGTATCATCCTCATGGGTACGACCATCAAGATAATGGATTAATGGAAA GTCAACCGGACGAAGAAAAGATAATAATACATTTCCTCAAACATATATTCCGCTACGACCAACAAGACAATGAAAAGTACTATTATCACCGATGGTGA